A section of the Alkalihalobacillus sp. LMS39 genome encodes:
- a CDS encoding class D sortase gives MGKFFSFLLMGGGVILIAFSAWQIWQSNLLQEQALVEARVGLETVDEEYDPNDFTAEIGDTIGILQIPALDRELPIVYGVDEDELMRGVGHYPGTAFPGQLDQVVLSGHRDTVFTKLGELEIGDSFIVEMPYGDYEYIIQDTEIVDADDRTVIRSTSPDEVLTVITCYPFNFVGNAPERYIIYATPKE, from the coding sequence ATGGGTAAATTTTTTTCCTTCTTATTAATGGGTGGGGGAGTTATTCTAATTGCATTTAGTGCATGGCAAATTTGGCAATCGAATTTGCTGCAAGAACAAGCCTTAGTTGAAGCACGTGTTGGTTTGGAAACAGTAGACGAAGAATATGACCCTAATGATTTTACAGCTGAAATCGGTGACACGATTGGGATATTACAAATTCCTGCTCTGGACCGAGAATTGCCAATTGTATATGGTGTAGATGAAGATGAGTTAATGCGTGGTGTTGGCCACTATCCAGGCACTGCCTTTCCAGGTCAGCTTGATCAAGTTGTTCTATCTGGTCATCGTGATACCGTGTTTACAAAATTAGGTGAGCTTGAAATTGGCGATTCTTTTATTGTAGAAATGCCATACGGTGACTATGAATACATCATTCAAGATACGGAAATCGTCGATGCAGACGACCGGACGGTTATTCGTTCAACAAGTCCGGATGAAGTTCTGACTGTTATTACATGCTATCCGTTTAATTTTGTTGGGAATGCACCAGAACGGTATATCATTTATGCAACGCCAAAAGAATAG
- a CDS encoding LPXTG cell wall anchor domain-containing protein produces the protein MGKFKFIFLVVFIVNILFISTVSAETAQEEVVFESAVLENAVRQTLNIPSGPIYDRDLLALERLEIWEIDGPTSLHGLEYAKNLKHLAIHNHSITELSPLSSLSDLEVLKLSNGTIQNIDVLLTMESLKYVDIYENPLVFEDGTKENDVLQELFLKEVIVIFDNMLSFEIVDATESSMTLEWEFHFPVEYLTDRSILRENSNVQNVNIKETNSYKVENLDPDTWYIFAIDMILDNPWQNSTVVILVGGPTLPLQEDVTDNREEETIEDEENLDEEIVEENLEEEIESPVHVTKPTIEEKKGDHIITEGKNVEEEVKPETTKVNKELKSEEVGKPLPKTATSMYNFLIVGASMFVIGTVAFAFSKRRKKLM, from the coding sequence ATGGGGAAATTTAAATTTATATTTTTAGTAGTCTTCATCGTAAATATTCTATTTATATCAACTGTTAGTGCAGAAACGGCTCAAGAAGAAGTTGTATTCGAAAGTGCAGTACTTGAAAATGCAGTAAGACAAACTTTAAACATTCCAAGTGGACCAATATATGATAGAGATTTATTGGCGTTGGAAAGGTTAGAAATATGGGAAATTGATGGTCCTACCAGTTTACATGGACTAGAGTATGCAAAGAACCTTAAACATTTAGCTATACATAACCATTCCATTACAGAGCTTTCTCCTCTTAGTAGCTTATCGGATTTAGAGGTTCTTAAACTTTCAAACGGCACTATACAAAATATTGATGTGTTGTTGACGATGGAAAGTTTAAAGTATGTTGATATTTATGAAAATCCTCTTGTGTTTGAAGATGGGACAAAAGAAAATGATGTATTACAAGAACTGTTTTTAAAAGAAGTAATTGTTATTTTTGACAATATGCTTTCTTTTGAAATCGTCGATGCGACTGAAAGTTCAATGACATTAGAGTGGGAATTTCATTTCCCGGTAGAGTATCTAACAGATAGAAGCATTCTAAGAGAAAATTCTAACGTGCAAAACGTAAATATAAAAGAGACGAACAGCTACAAAGTAGAAAATTTGGATCCAGATACATGGTATATATTCGCAATTGATATGATATTAGATAATCCTTGGCAAAACTCTACGGTTGTTATATTAGTAGGGGGTCCTACTCTTCCACTTCAAGAAGATGTAACTGACAACCGAGAAGAAGAAACAATAGAGGATGAAGAGAATCTAGATGAGGAAATAGTAGAAGAGAATCTAGAAGAAGAAATCGAAAGTCCTGTGCATGTTACAAAACCAACTATTGAAGAAAAAAAAGGAGACCATATTATAACGGAAGGTAAAAATGTGGAAGAGGAAGTTAAACCAGAAACAACAAAAGTGAATAAGGAATTAAAAAGTGAAGAAGTAGGAAAACCGCTTCCAAAAACGGCGACAAGCATGTATAATTTTCTTATAGTCGGGGCAAGTATGTTTGTAATTGGAACAGTAGCATTTGCCTTTTCAAAAAGGAGAAAGAAGTTGATGTAA